A window of Candidatus Babeliales bacterium genomic DNA:
GCTCGATGATGCTTCCAATGACAATACCGTACAGATTATACAAAGTTTAATGGGTGAATTGCCGATAGAAGAGATTGTACAAAACGAAGTCTCAGCCTGGCAAAATGGTTCAGAGCGGGATAATCGTGAAAAGCTATTGATTGCGGGCCGCAGAGCAGGAGGTACTCATTTTATTGTGCTTGACGCAGATGAGATGTTTTCTGCATTATGTTTGCAAGGGGATTGGTTACGCAAAAAGTTGTTGCAATTAAAGCCAGGGCAGACTTTGCGATTACCAACGATCCATCAGTGGAATGATTTGTATGCATATCGTAATGATGCGCAGTGCAATCCAACATTGCTCAAATGGCGTCGTGTATATGCATTTGCGGATGATGGGGTGTGTACTTATGATGACAATCAGTCATGGCATGGATCAGCATGTATCCATGTATCGCGTGAGCCAGAAAAAATGATCTGCGCTGATAAGGTTAAAAGTTTTTATTATGACGATGTGCGTACCGGAGTTCTCCATTTTAAATGTGTAAGCTTGGAAAATATTGATGTAAAAAAGGGATGGTATATGTGCCTTGAATTTATTCGCTTGAATGAATCTGGCGCATCAGACGAGCAACGGTTTGCGAACGCACAACATCTTAATAAAGTGTATAACGAATATTTATACAGTGGCATTCTTTCGCAGGTAGATAACATTGTATGCGCGCCGGTGCCTGCGCAATGGTATGCATACCCGTTTTTTGATGGATGTGCGTATATTAAGCCGCTTGTTACAAAGATAGAAGAGATTGAAGTGTGGTTCAAGCGATATGGTATGGAATACTTCAAAGATTTAGATATTTGGAGTATTGCGGCTGTGCAGGAAATTAGAGGCCGATTACAATCAGCGTTATGATTTAAGGAGTAGTATGAAGAAGCAAAATATGATTTTGTTATTAGTATCATTATTTTCTAGCATTTTAGTATCTGCGGCTCAAGAAGATGTCCTTGCGGATGGATTTTTAAAGGAACAGTACCAAGATATTGTTATTAATAATGTGGTGGTAAAACCAGGCGTGCGTGAATGTGCGCATCGATACGAAGCGCTGAAAACCATCCTTGATCGCTATCAGCGACCAATTACGGTGCTTGATATTGGCGCATCGCAAGGTTACTTTTCTTTCAAAATTGCGTATGAATATGATGCAACCTGTGTGATGGTTGAAGGTGATTATAATAATGATTGGCGCACCACTGAGCAGCTATTACAGTTATGTAAGCTGAATACAGAGTTAGATAATATTGTTTTTTTGCGTCATAGAATTACACCAGCAGAACTTGAACGACTTGCAACCTGTGAGCATTTTGATGTGATATTGGCGTTTAATATTTTACATCATGTAGGATCAGATTGGCAACGGGCTGCAGACGCATTATTTAAGATGGGAGACAATATTATTATTGAAACACCGCC
This region includes:
- a CDS encoding glycosyltransferase family 2 protein, translated to MNVNKIIFLLFVSTGYLFPDSADTKIVALLQIRNEREVVEQCLRMLSLYADGIVVLDDASNDNTVQIIQSLMGELPIEEIVQNEVSAWQNGSERDNREKLLIAGRRAGGTHFIVLDADEMFSALCLQGDWLRKKLLQLKPGQTLRLPTIHQWNDLYAYRNDAQCNPTLLKWRRVYAFADDGVCTYDDNQSWHGSACIHVSREPEKMICADKVKSFYYDDVRTGVLHFKCVSLENIDVKKGWYMCLEFIRLNESGASDEQRFANAQHLNKVYNEYLYSGILSQVDNIVCAPVPAQWYAYPFFDGCAYIKPLVTKIEEIEVWFKRYGMEYFKDLDIWSIAAVQEIRGRLQSAL